The Mercenaria mercenaria strain notata chromosome 1, MADL_Memer_1, whole genome shotgun sequence nucleotide sequence CTGGATCTTTACATATGCATCCATGCATCTATGGTAGTTAGTAAGCCAAAATATCAAGTAAACTAAATCGAAATTTTGAGGTAGTAAACCTAAATTTCGAAATAGtatatcaaaattttgatttaGTAGATAACACCCACTATTTCACTTCCATACTTGAGTAATTTAGTAAAGACATGcgattttttaagatttacaaagaaaatctTCATGACCTTTGTACTTCCGcgtattttattttgaaagaaaaatcacGAAAGAAGGCCGACTTGGTCATCGcgcgattttttttcaaaagaaaaagaatacacacacaattttatatatttaagcgatttttttttgCCCATCCATCCCTAAAAAGTTATGTGTCACCTTTATACTACTGTAGAAAACTACATACGACTTGTTTTTCTAAACAATATGTAGTAAGAATAAATTGCCTTTAGTAAATGTGGACAAATCTACCTTTTACATGACTTGTAGTAAAagacattttttcattaattctAGAAACTACGTCCATCAATAGCACCCCGCTAAGTAGAACTAACCACAAGGTGATATACCCGCAATTTTCTCTGGCACTAATTGAACATAGACATTATTTTCTTTTCTCCATATTGGTATTACGGATCACAAGGTGAGAACTCGTGCCGCTGTTTTTGACAACATTAGTTGAATTTCTATACGTCTTTGTGCGTCACCAGAATATATTTTAGCCACTTGCAAATACCTTGTTATTGAGAGCTATGTAATTACAATATTGCTAAAAATTGCTTTATTATCTCCTTGTTAGGTCTGTAGAATTACAATCTTATGTTATTATAGGATATTAGTAAGTAGTGCTAATGCTGTATTACAAAAGATCCGCGAAATTATGTTCTTGTGGAAGCTGTTCACAGCTCCGTGAAAAGGTATAAACCAGAGTTTATATTATGGAGAATTCTATCATTTTTGGCCAAAAGATACATTGATAGCCTTCAGTGTTGGCTGACACTTTGGACTAGATTTACCTATTTGGTTGTATGGAAAAGTAAGAGTGCACCAGATATCACGTTAACATTGGTACTTTTGACCAATTGCAAATGGATTTATGTATCTGATTTACTGCATATACTATCTCACCGAGGATATTACACCAGTATTCAGGTTGTGAGATAACATAATAATCTCACATGATGCTGACAAAACATTTCAAACCACTAGACACCATGTCCCGTATAACTCGTCTTCAAGGCCTTCATTCCGAGTTAACGAGTATCCTATTTCCTAGACATGACGTCCGTATTCAGTAACCAAAGGTCCAAGTCCCTCGACATCATACCTGTATTCAGGTCAATGCACAAGAACATCATGTCAATATAAAGTTACCAAGACTCCTAGTTCCTGGACATTGTGCTAGTATTCAAGTACAAAGATTCCGAGTTTCCGTATTCTTGTACCGAAACTCCGCGTGCGTGGACATTATGCTAGTATTCAGGTAGCAAGCCGATTAGTTCCAGGGCATTATGCCGGTATTCAGGTACCAGACGAATTAGACATTTTGACGGTATTCAAGTAACAATACATCGTGTTCCTGTGTATAGGTACAGAACCTTCGAATCCATGGATATTATTCCAGTATTCAGGTACCAAGACTCTGAGTCTATGGACATTACGCCACTATTCAGGTATATCAAGACACTGAGTTCCTTGGCATTATGCCAAAAACACGAGTTCCTTTACATTATGCATGTATTAAGGTACCAAAACTCCGAGTTCCCATATTCAGGTACCAAACCTTAGAATCCATGGACATAATGACAGCATTCAGGTACCAAAACTCTGAATTCCTTGAAACTATGCCAGTATTCAGGTAGTAAGACTCATCATGCCTTCATTCAGAAGCCAAACATTCAAGTTTTACAGGACGCAAAAATACAGGTGATGAACGTTCAACGAACaaaagtactaaataggtaatccaGCAGCACTTCAGATAATGGTGGAAAGAAAAAATCCTCTGATTTTTTTCCCAGCTAAtatggcattttcatgttttatatatgtcagttcctgtttttatttcattgtggacctatacttgacctTTTTGTAGCATCTTCaagattttttgcatttatagaaatatcagtaaacaaaccttattactcatgtgttcatacccacatttagctgctgtcagtttggaagatattatatagtgttgacctgtcagacaaaaaaataTCTCTTAGAAGATGGacgacccctacttttcttggtggtTTTTAttttggtggtttataggtcatttaagaacaaaagctagtaatttttttatcaaaatggacctggctatgtgttacagctctcagaagattgttaattttatatagaacataatAGCAAATTTATCACGCCTGTATTGATGTACTATTTATGTCTATGATCAGACACTTAACTTCAAACCTGGAAATCATCTCTGTATTAGAACAATCTTGAATATGAGTTATCCTTTTTACAGCGAAATAATCTAATAAACTAGTATGTCCATTACATTTAGAGCTATGGCTTTTGCGTATCCGGCGAAATAAAAATATCAGGCATCTCCCTTTAACAGTGATATTCATACCAATCTCTTCGTACGGATATATTAACTTATTATATTTCTCACATAATTAGATCCTAGCACGTATATCTTAGAGTTGCTAAGTAATGAAAATGATTCCTCACATTATATAGGTACAGAATATTAAATCTTTTTTTCGTAGGCAACACGAGGTACTATTTAAGAGATTGACGTAAATTAATGGTTTTGTAACGGATCCACATTCTGGGCGAGGATttattgtgaaaacatatatttataaaatatctttatgACATTATTACTGTAacatgtattaaaattttaaatagaaGATATGTCAATGAAATACTAGTAATCACACTTGCGGGTCAAAATAAAGACCTGCTTGCCTTGAAATGATATTCAATGCAGACTTTGTGTTGCTCTATAAagaacgtttttttaaaaaacttttgacAAGCTGACGTGAACAGAATTAGTGTCCTTAAGCCAACTGCAAAGCTCTACTATACGTTGAAATGTCATAAATGGTAGTTTTGCTAGGAGAAAGGTTTGTGCTTAAGGTATTGTTTGCCTGCATTTTGCCACCTGGCAGAAAATGCCCATATTTTGGAAAGTTGACTCGTGTCTCCAGAGACCGGGGTTCAACTATTAGCTGTGCTGCTGTAGGGAGTATAAAAGGTTGTTATTAGATTGATTTCCGTTATGCCGTGCCATTACACATCTGACAGATAATGTACATGCTGATAAAATTATACATTGCCTAGAATGACTGTAATAGGCCCCAGACTGTAGTTAAAGTATTATATACCAACGAGTTTATCAAGGATTATAAATACTCTCCCCTGCTGTATAGGTCgacttttcaagcttttgatggtggaggaagaccccatgtgcccctccaagcttttgatggaggaggaagaccccatgtgcccctccaagcttttgatggaggaggaagaccccatgtgcccctccaagcttttgatggtggaggaagaccccatgtacCCCtccaagcttttgatggtggaggaagaccccatgtgcccctccaagcttttgatggtggaagaagaccccatgTGTCCCTCCAAGCTTTTGATAGAGGAGGAACttagaccccatgtgcccctccaggcattgttCCAGGCATTGGCAcacacctgggtaaaaccaccgaatTTCCATTAGCTAGCTTAATGGATGTGCACAGTTAAAAAATCATCTAACTATTATAATAAGTGATCCCGAGGAGGATGCATAGAATGAAAATGTTGATGTTTAACATGTGTTTGTTTCTGTGTTATTTTCCAATGTTAGAAATATGAGTATACGAAGATTTTCACAATACATAACCAAAAGTGTATGTGAATAGCCcttttaatattaaatgaataGTCTtacctttttcattttcttttctttaaaaaactttactttcaattctaactttgacaAATTAGTGGTGTTATTGTATGTATTATGAGTTGTTTTCTGTTAATCTAAAATCTCAAAAAATGGATGCGGTCGAAAAATGGTTGAATTATCTATTTTATTGACAATTGTCTCATATTGGTGTAAGGGAAAGTACTGTGTAAGGTTATAACAAGATGTACGATTATTATGTTGGCACAGTTGTCTCTCTTGTCAAAAGTAAAGTGAAATATATGTATCGAGTATAACAAAAGGATGCGAACTTGCGTAATTTAAGCTGTGTTTGacatttataatatgttttatttaaagagAACAGTACTTAAATATCAGTCATAGAACTGTGACAAAGCTGCAACTGAAACTAAAGAGAAATGCTCTATTGAAAAATAACATGCATACACTTGCGATTACCGGTTTATATGTTATTTGATACATCCATGATTTCccccaacaacaaaataatatttgtctGTTGGAAGTTCATGTAAACATGTTATTATGTACTGTCATTGTGTTTAATCCCCATATTGTTACTAAAAAATAATTCAGTGGATGCATACATTTAAAACAAGTATGTGACAAAAAACTTAACTCTCAGTTCTTTCATATAACGTTTTTAAAGTGAGGCTTTTCGGAATATTTTGAAGAGCATACCACAATATTAAGAAATGGTCATctggttatatatattttattctttttactgTATATGCATCATCATGTTTTGCCATACaaccaacatagtcttagttttaatattttatatttttcaagttattttgGCTAAATCCATCGACACATCGAGGGACGATCGGATATGATGTTCCGTCAGTCGGAAGCTCCACTATTCGTACCAGTTTTGAATTGCCTATCCTATAAGCCTTTGtctttataataaatgttactaTTTCTGGAGATAAAATCTTAGAATTAAATAAAACTGACTTCTCAGTGAATACTTAATTCTTATGGAATAGTATAAAGTAATTAATTCAGGAAATGTGAAGATAGACAGCTGACTAAAAGgcgtacagacagacagacagacagacagagaaaGATTATTAGGATATCAAAACGTGAAATACACATGAAGTCGAAATTATCACCAGGAAAATAGAACGTATCACCAGGAATGTTTTCTTTCAAAGTAAagaatttaaacaaacatttcattttggTGTTTTTTTAACCCCGAAAGATGAAGTTAGGCTTTAATCCGTACGTTCTTATGCATGTCCAGCAAACTATTACCCGCTAAACAACCCCTTCATTTAATGGCACAAAAAGTCGTGTTACAAATGAACTAAGTATTCGTCGCCTTTTCTCAGATCAACCTTGATGTCTTATCCGACCATTCCTTTCTGAGTTATTTCCCGTTatctctatttattttgttaaatttcttactTTCAACGGTTATCTATGGAGGAGCATTGGTGAGGAGAATTGGTGCTttttacatatcatttatttactcGAAAGTCGAAATTTGATATACGTTACTCGACATTTTGACTTAGTAACTCGACATTTTGACTCAATAACCCATAATATCGAGTTAATAGATAAAATACACCTGACACTAATTAATGCTCTGTCGTAGTCAAAATGGGTTCATTTTATTGACCCTTATAGAGTGAAAATATGAAAGTGGATACATCCACCTACACATACATGCATTGTACGCAGCATGTTGGAATTTAAACATAGCCAGCATTGATGTATAATCTAccctagcctctagagctactcaaaatttcaaactgtACCAAGGATGTGTACCTACATTCACATGTATAGTTTATTATgtctgatttgtgccatttcgttcaTTTGTTCTGCTgcagcgacacaacgacaaacgtcgttatggttCCCTGCAGAACGTCTCCCTGCCGAATGTCGCATTGCCGAACACCGACCCCAAACGTCACCCTGTCGAATGTCATCCGGACATACGTCTTCCAGCCGAACGCCACCGTAGATTAGAGAACCCATAGACGTCCATTATATCAATATGGCGTGCACGGCCTTCCATAaattgaaacatgtatatctaactacagtttttcaagaactgtctTAGTTTCAcaaaaatatcggacgaaaaacatgaaaagttctactttatttaagtaattttcgtgtgaatgagattaCTCCCTAGTTCGAATACTACCAAGTTGTCTAAAGAGCTACTAAGAATACCCGATCTTTGTCGAACTCTCAACTACACATTCATGTAgaatttctgtatattttcttaTCATATGTCATGGGCTAAAACTGGATCGCAAATCTTCCAGACGTTAACATGGTTAAATAGTGATATTTCTAAGAACGAACGCTGTCCGGCCATTATATATGATCCTATAGAGCTACCCGAGGGCTACACAAGGTACCTTATCTTGGCCAAGACCaatgtggcaacgttaaatgtcgcaacgccgctaaatgtcgcaaccaccgttatatgtcgcaaggttgacgttaaatgtcgcaaccaccgctaaatgtcgcaaaatcgtctgccgctaaatgtcgcacctttaacgttaaatgtcgcaaaaatttgcccaccgttatatgtcgcaacaccaacgctaaatgtcgcactatggcactatgactatcaattccttgtgtatatttactttttttgaaggaagaaaaattaacagggttttgtaatacaaataattatcttaatgataagtgttgttacgtatagcaacaagcgggccttgttggccctagatcgctcacctgagttccaccttgtttgaacagtcacgcaagaaaaatatttattattttgtaataggaccagtgttttaggacagaaatattctgaggtttcttctaactatataaatacgatttggtaatgatactgtttgtttgtgggggttgggtatgggtggggaacggggtgaataacgacacagaaatctaagacacaaacacacagcaccaagacaattaatagaaaatataataatttacatttctgaagggggtggggggagagaggaggggttatgtgtgggtaggcggaaaggTAGGATAattaggggaatgagactaaaccaaacaattttaagagactaaaagtaaaataatatcaaaattcccgctttacctaaaCATATGTACaaagggccacataggatctttctccgccattgaagcttgatagttaccgtatgatttgaaatgtaaacctccaaacaaagaaatccatggctgattaatagaaaatattcgttttctacaggtggtacaaaacacagttacagtcttcgtgtcgcgtagttaaacatcctgttgtgtaacaggcccggatagcggcccgagccgatcccccacccccaaccccatccttgttggcttagtagtgacttatactcatctaaGTTGCACCCGActactttggaaataatattttctcaaaatgtagacccaaaccgccccagaggcgaacattttatacttatatttcaaatttccccagggggaagaacccttgaccccttaaaatgaggggagtacccctccagtaccttaaaattaagacaaaaaatgcaccagaggcaaccattttatacctgctTTTCAAACGTTCCCGGGGAGAGCCGCTTAGCCCTCGAAAAtggcagggataacccctcccatacaccgaaattttgaataaaaaatgcagtaaaagtccagcattctatacctgtatttcaaaattgtgaacgggaaaagaccctaaccacctaaaataaggggagtgcccctctagtacgtacctcaaaaaaaatagacaaaaatgcaccacaggccagcatttcatacctgtacataaaaaaactttcccacaaatacgaatagaaggaaccccgtacctaccgcacgtcgccgatgacacttttgttttaaactggtccCCCACCCCCTCgacccccaccccctcctccatcaacaatttctggcccccgggctgttgtgtaacgaaattaaggtcgactaaagacatgcgatacaacgcgcgacaatacggagcgcgagcttaatatctcatgagctaaacaggactccatagaattacatagttcagacctgaaataaatttggtactgtggcgagtactacgttagtgctcaaacctttagatatagaatatataacgtatgtatggtgcgggaccactgaaaagcaaacgtgcagattagagtaaaaggtcatttcagcccttccaaatcaacacattgcatactgatgcatgcaagcatgcattacctcttatcttatctctaagttgtaaagactgtttaactcttattttgctgtgcgacatttagcgttggagttgcgacatataacgatgggcaaatttttgcgacatttaacgttaaaggtgcgacatttagcggcaggcgattttgcgacatttagcggtggttgcgacatttaacgtcaaccttgcgacatataacggtggttgcgacatttagcggcgttgcgacatttaacgttgccacaaccaatacatatatgtattctaCGGTAGTTAGTAACTGGATTTTTCAACTTAGTAACACGAAATTTCAAGGTAAATAGTCTGAAATTTCGAGTAAGTATCTCAATATTTCGACTAAGTTACCCGAGTTTCGAGTAACGGATATCTCAAAATTTACAGGTTAgtatctcaaaatttcaaatacaatgagccgcgccatgagaaaccaacatagtgggtttgcgaccagcatggatccagaccagcctgtgcatccacgcagtctggtcaggatccatgctgttcggtaacaggttctctaattgcaataggcggatgcgcaggctggtctggatccatgctggtcgcaaagtcactatgttgattttctcatggcgcggctcaaatagtgtCGTCCTACGCTATTTAATAAGATGTTCGTTCATTTTCACCGTGAGTAAGCAGACGTCTTTATCAGATACGTATATGTTTCTCAAACTACAAAACATGCGTAATGCGCTTTTTGACTTTAGCAGATATTTACGTTTCtttatgtttcttttcaaaatgcaGACTCTTCTTAgactttctttcttttaaaatcctCATGTTATTTGGGTGTGATTTAGTGAGTGTCGGCGTCGACCAAATGCTTACTTTAGACCATTTACACAAtcaatcaagccgagtctgctattgtgttgcttggttgtgttttGTGCTTCAAGTGGACCTTTCACATATATATTATCTTTTCATGGAAATTAAAATGAAGGATATTTGCTCACAACTCTAGCAAAACACgacaaaaaacaataatgatgcCGCTTTGTCGTCATGGATACTGTAGTTCATGGTGCAGTCTCAAGctaatacaaagtttaaagacCCTTTACGTCTTTACAGCTATGGGATATACATAGTGATGagattatagttttttttatgaaaatggacTTTGATATTATCCTTAAATGACTAATCTTTGGCAAATACAGTTTAAAATGTAAGCTGTTATTAGATTAATGTTTTATCTTATAAGCAGAAAAATCTTGATTTGCAATTACAGTAATTGTTTCTGAAATACCACTGGTATATGCTTTTGGTTGGATTTTTGTGAATGTTGGACCCTTGCTTATGTCGGATAAGTAATAAATTAAAACATCACCTCTTATAACTGTCATATATTGTTAATAAAAGCAAATGGTTTCTAATAATCTAATCTTATATCTGAATTGGCCATGTTCAGCATTTTTGCATGAAATACATGCACCCTATGCtacttttgatacattttatgttAATGCTGTCAATACATTTATACTAAAATGGCACATTTTCGTAGTTTTaatgtttatttgataaaaagctaatacaaatgtatataacatTTTTGCATTGACTCTGATTTCtagaaaaaaaagcatttctgCTTACCACCCTTTAAcgacatttattaaaattttatattagaATTACTCCCCTTCCACTAAATAAAAAAAGCACCATGGGGCCTGGGTAACTCTTGACTTCGTTAACTGTAGAAAACCTTATACGTCGGACTATGAAACCAAGGATCAGCTCTTCAAATTAAACTTATTACCTGTCTTTATGTTGATAAAATGTGGAATTTAAATAAGGTGGGTGTTATATACAATGTACTAGTATTTACTTCCATGCGGTGGTATTTTTTCTTAGGCAACTTAGAACAAATAACTGActagaattaaaatataaatcatttattataaatattgtaacattatcaatctattttatacaaaaacaataaacaatgtaaGTTTCCTgagatatgtacatgtacattaaataCATCAATCACTGTACACATTGCATGGTGGACCCTGACAATTTCCTTTTCAGAGCAGTAACTTCTATACAATTCATTAagaatataaatatgaaataaaacaagatgAAAACAGTACAGAATTTTTCATGCAGTAAATGTGTACTTATTCCTGTACCAACTTTGAAATAAGAATGAACACAACAGTCTTAGATCTCGTTACTGAAGCGCACCTGTGACATTACACTAGCTCACTTTAACGGTGCTTAAACACCCTGCCATTTTCAGTATCAACTATAATTGTGTGTATGCTGAGGTTGGAATCGATCGTGCTGCACTCGAGCCTTGCCATGAcactggtggtggtggtggtggcggtgAAAAGTAAGGGTTACCCAATGATGAAATAAACAATGGCTGGTAAGGGTCATCACTGAAATGAGAAACCGGATACTGCGCTGAAGGACGGAAAATATGCTCCTGTTGCCTTAGTGATGATAACAACCTCGGCTGTTCTGCTAGAAATGGATAGGGATAAATGCCATTTAATGGTCTACCCGGAGTAAAAGGGGCCATTCCTGTGTGAGTTGGAAGACGAGTATCAGTGCTCCCGCGCTGCAGCGGTGAAGGCACATCGGTTGTTATAGTTGTCGCTGAAGAGTTTGAAGGAAGTAGTGCATCCTTTCGCTGTGACTTAATACCGGGTTTATTTGTCAAAAGTTCTGATAACACAGGGATTTCACATCCAGAAGTATGATGGTAACCGCCACTGAATCCAGCACTGAGAAAATTTCCCCCTGGACCAGGAAATGGGAACGCATTTTGACTATTTTTCAAAGGTGCCGGAATATTACCATGACTAGTTGCAGAGCTAACTGCTGTTCCATCGGAACTACTCGAAATCCGACTAATCTGGGTCGGTTTTGTAAAATCACGAGGTGAGGCAAAGGCTGATCTGTTCTTTGAGTGATTAAATccacttttaattttttcaaaaaatgctgtTGGTGTTACTTGATTGGGCGGATTGATCATATCATAACTTCCTGTGAGTAGAGTTGTTGCAAGTCCTTTCTTAATTGCTGCTTTttctttctgtttgtttgttttcttctttctatttttctttccttttagCGGATCATTTGTGAATTTAATCAATTCACCTATAACACTTTTCATAACAACATTTGGTacaacttgttcaccatcatctTTCACGGAACTACTAGCACTATTTTCTTCCGAAGAACTACTTTCATTGCCGTCTAATGCCACTGGACTATTTTGCTGCGAGTCAGAATTATTACTACTTCCGGTACTGCACGTGCTGCTAGTGCTAGTATCACAGGCTTTTTCACTTTTTGGTTTTCCTGTGTTTCCGATGACATCTTTTCGTCGTCTATTTTGGAACCATATCTGGAAATATATAACActgatttaaaagatataaaaagtaCGTATACTTAGATTAATACAATCATGAGTAAGCGCATGCGAAAGTGTATTTTTTTAAGCTGTTAGCCTAATTTGCACGTGGCTGTTCAATAGTTAAACGTAGCAAAAACTACTGTCGAGAATAATTGAAACCTTTGGGCATTGTTAAAGATTCTTTTCAGTGTTAAAGATTCTTTTCAGGCCgcgaaaatgttactttttaaagGATGTTATAAGTCGTCCTATAGACAAAGAACGCATGCCATTTAGGAAAGGGgagaaacattgttttattttatattttaaacttgttcatattttatatagaaataaataaacaacaaatactTCGAGATAGTAAAAGCTATTTAAATAATTCCAACATACTTAAACATAAATGCCTTTAAGTCCACAACTACTTAATAATAGAGATAAGATAGAAGgaattaaaatattacgaaagtGCCATAAGACAAGAGTTACCTAACTTGCAGATTATATCGGGTTTATTGCCCCTTATCTTAGATGTTATTGCTAGGTAATGATTTCATATCGTCATTATCTACGTTGCCATAATAACATGATGATTTGTTTTTATTGCCTAACTAATCATTTAGCAAATTTAAAATATTGCTGCACGTTATCGAAGTAGAAAGTGGTCGTAAAAAGATATACTCTTTCAAGAGTTATATCCCTTTTTCGAAAATCTCAAgaaatagtttgttttatttatagcGAATAAAAAGCATGAAAGGTGCGGTCTAGTGAGTTCTATGtcgtatttatttatataaaaaaacattccTGTAGCTTTGGCTTTTCGTGTGTAGAAAAGTATTTACTGCGTTAGTATTGCTTTTCTGGTAATAACGactataaaattatgtttagagcatagttgtatttttcatttgaagtaAAGAAATGTTATtgttatgtaattaaatactAACGCGTGAATGATGAAACAATATTGCAATACTTCTGTTATTGTACGTATACATATTTAAGAGAATATAGAAAGTGCTTCATATCACTGAGAAAGTGACTGGAGTTCGTTTGAATTCTGGTATCGCATTAATCAGAAATGTGCACCCCTACATCCCCCCTccctacaaaaaaaacaaaacaaaaaaacccctgAAATCccgattttcatttttgttttcattttgcagCAAATGTTTTTATACGC carries:
- the LOC123545310 gene encoding homeotic protein proboscipedia-like: MIEVDSVRRNYNIGPYDPGFAASQYPLGGTIGTPHYDNHRVLVHWNQPPAIPHGTSPTTTAAKSDGEDDDDDDEDRPFTPPPPRERLSYTRYQLELLNGIYEEVRYPNSTQKQLIAKRVGITREQVKIWFQNRRRKDVIGNTGKPKSEKACDTSTSSTCSTGSSNNSDSQQNSPVALDGNESSSSEENSASSSVKDDGEQVVPNVVMKSVIGELIKFTNDPLKGKKNRKKKTNKQKEKAAIKKGLATTLLTGSYDMINPPNQVTPTAFFEKIKSGFNHSKNRSAFASPRDFTKPTQISRISSSSDGTAVSSATSHGNIPAPLKNSQNAFPFPGPGGNFLSAGFSGGYHHTSGCEIPVLSELLTNKPGIKSQRKDALLPSNSSATTITTDVPSPLQRGSTDTRLPTHTGMAPFTPGRPLNGIYPYPFLAEQPRLLSSLRQQEHIFRPSAQYPVSHFSDDPYQPLFISSLGNPYFSPPPPPPPVSWQGSSAARSIPTSAYTQL